A window of Phytoactinopolyspora mesophila contains these coding sequences:
- a CDS encoding MFS transporter produces MAVGVSFGFARYGYGLFLPQLRAEFDLSVTAVGLIGAATYAGYLLALILVGALAARVGSRALITTGGLSAATGMTLVALAPGPALLATGLVLAGTSPGWIWAPYSDAAERMLPAGMRERVLARIPSGTAFGVAIAGPLALLTQGTTWRYAWLIFAAGGLAATLYNAWILPAGTSPRSPGTPAGHRLTFRWFARRSAAPLYLTAAAYGVVGSVYWLFAVESISSAGQSGAHTGALFWTLMGTAGTAAVVTGVVFDRLGLRRSHILIFTSMAIAVALLGLMPGAAVPVGLSALLYGPSFMAGSALLAVWSYYVFPDRPTTGFSATVFCLGIGTLVGPATAGAAADQFGLSATFLMTATVAILTNLLRPRSDDREQTTAP; encoded by the coding sequence ATGGCCGTAGGGGTGTCCTTCGGATTCGCGCGCTACGGCTACGGGCTGTTCCTGCCACAGTTGCGCGCTGAATTCGACCTCTCGGTCACGGCCGTCGGGCTCATCGGCGCGGCCACGTATGCAGGCTACCTACTCGCCCTGATCCTGGTCGGTGCGCTCGCTGCCCGGGTGGGATCGCGTGCGCTGATCACCACCGGCGGATTGTCAGCAGCCACGGGCATGACACTCGTGGCACTGGCCCCAGGACCGGCGCTTCTCGCCACCGGACTCGTTCTCGCCGGCACCAGCCCCGGCTGGATCTGGGCCCCGTACTCGGACGCCGCGGAGCGGATGCTGCCAGCCGGAATGCGCGAGCGGGTGCTGGCGCGAATTCCCAGCGGCACCGCGTTCGGTGTGGCGATCGCCGGGCCCCTCGCGTTGCTCACGCAGGGAACCACCTGGCGCTACGCCTGGCTGATCTTCGCCGCAGGGGGTTTGGCCGCAACCCTTTACAACGCGTGGATTCTGCCAGCCGGCACGTCGCCGAGATCACCTGGTACGCCAGCGGGACACCGCTTGACCTTCCGGTGGTTCGCCCGCCGCTCGGCCGCACCGCTTTACCTCACCGCTGCGGCATATGGCGTTGTCGGCTCCGTCTATTGGCTGTTCGCCGTCGAGTCGATCTCGTCGGCCGGTCAAAGCGGAGCACACACCGGCGCATTGTTCTGGACACTCATGGGAACAGCCGGCACCGCTGCCGTCGTCACCGGAGTCGTCTTCGACCGACTCGGCCTGCGCCGGTCCCACATCCTGATATTCACCTCCATGGCGATCGCGGTAGCTCTCTTGGGGCTGATGCCCGGCGCCGCGGTGCCGGTCGGACTCTCAGCATTGTTGTACGGCCCGTCGTTCATGGCCGGCTCCGCGCTGCTGGCGGTCTGGAGCTATTACGTCTTTCCCGATCGGCCCACCACCGGTTTCAGCGCCACCGTCTTCTGCCTCGGAATCGGCACCCTGGTCGGCCCAGCCACCGCCGGAGCCGCTGCCGATCAGTTCGGATTGAGCGCGACGTTCCTGATGACCGCCACTGTCGCCATCCTCACGAATCTGCTGCGCCCCCGATCGGATGATCGCGAACAGACAACCGCGCCATGA
- a CDS encoding thiolase family protein has product MTRVNDVFVLDAVRTPIGKYGGALAEVRPDDLAAAVVGAVVRRSPQLDPAEIDDVFLGNANGAGEENRNVARMAVLLAGLPTSVPGVTVNRLCGSGLEAVIEASRAIALGEASLCVAGGVESMSRAPWVLPKPERAYPRSHETLHSTTLGWRMVNPRMPTDWTISLGECAEVLADRYRISREAQDEFALRSHHRAASAWKEGFYDDETVSLDGVDLDRDEGIRPTTSQAALARLKPAFREAGTVTAGNASSLNDGASAVLLADEASIGRTGARPLARIAARAVHAVDPHLFGIAPVQAAHTALRRAGIGWDDLHAVELNEAYAAQSLACLAEWAELDPEIVNQQGGAIAIGHPLGSSGSRILTSLAWQLHRRGGGWGLAALCIGVGQGLAVVLEATA; this is encoded by the coding sequence GTGACGCGGGTCAATGACGTGTTCGTCCTCGATGCGGTGCGCACCCCCATCGGCAAGTACGGCGGGGCGTTGGCCGAGGTCCGCCCGGACGATCTGGCGGCAGCAGTGGTGGGTGCGGTGGTGCGCCGGAGCCCGCAGCTGGATCCGGCCGAGATCGACGACGTCTTCCTCGGCAACGCCAACGGGGCGGGCGAGGAGAACCGCAATGTCGCGCGGATGGCTGTGCTCCTGGCCGGCCTTCCGACGTCGGTCCCGGGCGTGACTGTCAACAGACTGTGCGGTTCGGGGCTCGAAGCGGTGATCGAGGCATCGCGTGCGATAGCGCTGGGCGAGGCGTCGCTCTGTGTGGCCGGCGGAGTCGAATCGATGAGCAGAGCGCCCTGGGTCCTGCCCAAGCCGGAGCGCGCATATCCCCGGAGCCACGAGACCTTGCACTCCACCACGCTGGGCTGGCGGATGGTGAACCCCCGGATGCCCACCGACTGGACCATTTCGCTCGGCGAGTGCGCCGAAGTCCTCGCCGACCGGTATCGGATCAGTCGCGAAGCTCAGGACGAGTTCGCGCTACGGAGCCATCACCGTGCTGCGTCGGCCTGGAAGGAGGGGTTTTACGACGACGAGACGGTCAGCCTCGACGGCGTCGACCTCGACCGTGACGAAGGTATCCGGCCGACCACCTCCCAGGCGGCGCTGGCGCGGCTGAAACCTGCCTTCCGGGAGGCCGGGACGGTCACGGCCGGCAACGCGTCGTCGTTGAACGACGGCGCCAGCGCGGTGCTTCTGGCCGACGAGGCCAGCATCGGCAGAACCGGCGCCCGGCCGCTGGCCAGGATCGCCGCCCGGGCAGTCCACGCGGTAGACCCGCATCTGTTCGGCATCGCGCCTGTTCAGGCAGCTCACACGGCTCTTCGGAGGGCCGGCATCGGCTGGGATGATCTCCACGCCGTCGAGCTCAACGAGGCATACGCGGCACAGTCGCTGGCATGTCTGGCCGAGTGGGCGGAACTGGACCCGGAGATCGTCAACCAGCAGGGTGGCGCCATCGCCATCGGACACCCGCTGGGAAGCTCCGGTTCGAGGATCTTGACGTCGTTGGCATGGCAGCTTCACCGGCGCGGTGGCGGCTGGGGGCTGGCGGCGCTCTGCATAGGAGTCGGCCAGGGGCTGGCTGTGGTGCTTGAGGCCACTGCGTGA
- a CDS encoding CAP domain-containing protein, whose product MDIRSSRLPLVFLTAAGLGLAACAVEPAYGDLARPATTEHAQPLPWDTALPATGEADGTEGPSGDATATDSPSPTSSPSPTSSPTTTPTDEPEPTPSRTPSDTPSPTEDTEPPDPDESDPPSEPDGSAETEARVVELTNAERRDHGCEPLRTDERLGTAARAHSTDMARRNYLDHVNPEGEGPGERAAAAGYSRWGGENVAMGYPTADAAVAAWMNSDGHRANILNCDFRAIGVGAAEGSQGMYWTQKFGYE is encoded by the coding sequence GTGGATATCCGGTCATCACGGCTGCCGTTGGTTTTCCTCACCGCTGCCGGCTTGGGCCTGGCCGCATGCGCTGTGGAGCCTGCCTACGGCGACCTGGCCAGGCCGGCCACCACTGAGCATGCCCAGCCGTTGCCGTGGGACACCGCCCTGCCTGCGACCGGCGAGGCCGACGGCACCGAAGGACCCTCCGGCGACGCCACCGCCACAGACTCGCCGTCACCCACGTCCTCACCGTCACCGACCTCTTCGCCGACGACCACGCCCACCGACGAGCCAGAACCCACGCCCAGCCGGACGCCGTCGGACACCCCCTCCCCCACTGAGGACACCGAACCACCGGATCCGGACGAGAGCGATCCGCCCTCCGAACCCGACGGCTCGGCCGAGACCGAAGCCAGGGTCGTCGAGCTGACCAACGCCGAACGGCGGGATCACGGCTGTGAACCACTGCGCACAGACGAACGGCTAGGCACCGCCGCCAGAGCGCACAGCACCGATATGGCTCGACGGAACTACCTCGACCACGTCAACCCCGAAGGAGAAGGGCCCGGTGAACGTGCCGCCGCGGCGGGCTACTCCCGGTGGGGTGGTGAAAACGTCGCCATGGGCTACCCGACGGCCGACGCCGCCGTCGCGGCATGGATGAACAGCGACGGCCACCGCGCCAATATCCTCAATTGCGACTTCCGGGCCATCGGCGTCGGGGCGGCCGAAGGCTCACAGGGTATGTACTGGACCCAGAAGTTCGGTTACGAATGA
- a CDS encoding MerR family transcriptional regulator, producing MTAIQPGQITTSPHLGVSEAADHTGVSAHTLRYYERIGLLRVRRDASGHRLYGSHDIQRVMFITRLRQTDMPIREIQRYFALADAGPATEPERLELLTRHREAVRAKLQTLGSALEAIELKIDIYGGAGCPPASTS from the coding sequence GTGACAGCGATTCAGCCCGGCCAGATCACGACGAGCCCGCACCTAGGCGTCTCGGAAGCGGCGGACCACACCGGCGTCAGCGCACACACCCTGAGGTACTACGAACGGATCGGGCTTCTTCGTGTCCGGCGTGACGCCTCCGGCCACCGGCTATACGGCAGCCATGACATTCAGCGCGTCATGTTCATCACCCGCCTGCGCCAGACCGATATGCCGATCCGCGAGATTCAGCGCTACTTCGCCTTGGCCGACGCCGGACCGGCCACCGAGCCAGAACGGCTCGAACTGCTGACCCGGCATCGCGAAGCGGTGCGCGCCAAGCTTCAGACCCTCGGCTCGGCCCTTGAAGCCATCGAACTCAAGATCGACATCTACGGCGGGGCAGGATGCCCGCCGGCCTCGACCAGCTAG
- a CDS encoding aldo/keto reductase: MAPRQLGSSGLTVSGLGLGCMGMSEFYGSRDDDESVATIHRALDLGVNFLDTADIYGPHTNEQLVGRAIAGRRDEVVLATKFGILRDPDDPVSRGMNGTPEYVRAACESSLQRLGIDHIDLYYQHRADPDVPIEETVGAMAELVQAGKVRYLGLSEAAADTIRRAHAVHPIAALQSEWSLWSRDIEGEVIRACRELGVGIVPYSPLGRGFLTGAITSPDDFDSDDVRHRFPRFQGESFGKNLELVDKVRAIADRQGNTPGQVALAWVLAQGEDVVPIPGTKRRRYLEENVAAVDVKLDESELRELEAVVPQGERYGDMTFVAGTTPMPR, encoded by the coding sequence CTGGCCCCTCGTCAGCTGGGCAGCTCCGGATTGACCGTCTCCGGCCTCGGGCTCGGCTGTATGGGCATGAGCGAGTTCTACGGCTCACGCGACGACGACGAGTCGGTCGCCACCATCCATCGGGCTTTAGACCTAGGCGTCAACTTTCTCGACACCGCCGACATCTACGGTCCACACACCAATGAACAACTGGTGGGCCGCGCGATCGCCGGCCGGCGAGACGAGGTCGTCCTGGCCACCAAGTTCGGGATCCTGCGCGATCCCGACGACCCCGTCTCCCGCGGCATGAACGGCACCCCGGAATACGTCCGGGCCGCATGCGAATCGTCACTCCAGCGGCTGGGCATCGACCACATCGACCTCTACTACCAACATCGAGCCGACCCGGACGTACCCATCGAGGAGACCGTCGGCGCCATGGCCGAACTGGTCCAGGCCGGCAAGGTGCGCTACCTGGGACTCTCCGAAGCGGCCGCGGACACGATCCGCCGGGCTCACGCCGTCCACCCGATCGCAGCACTGCAGTCGGAGTGGTCCCTGTGGAGCCGCGACATCGAGGGCGAGGTTATTCGTGCCTGCCGCGAGCTCGGCGTTGGCATCGTGCCGTACAGCCCGCTGGGCCGGGGTTTCCTGACCGGCGCCATCACCTCGCCCGATGACTTCGACAGCGACGACGTCCGGCACCGGTTCCCCCGCTTCCAGGGCGAGTCGTTCGGCAAGAACCTCGAGCTGGTGGACAAGGTCCGCGCGATCGCCGATCGCCAAGGGAACACCCCTGGGCAGGTAGCGCTGGCCTGGGTGCTTGCGCAAGGGGAAGACGTCGTGCCCATACCAGGCACCAAGCGGCGGCGTTACCTAGAGGAGAACGTCGCCGCCGTCGACGTGAAGCTCGACGAATCCGAGCTGCGGGAACTTGAGGCGGTTGTGCCGCAAGGAGAGCGCTACGGCGACATGACCTTCGTCGCCGGCACCACCCCCATGCCTCGCTGA
- a CDS encoding YndJ family transporter, which yields MTVLVGLVVTFGMVFVVPLGLRLLDDDQRRLSHITQAWPLAGVVGASSLIMDRGGAAAVAAGVYGLVTLWLAILALMRLIRRRSLQPVEIAVLTAMVTPLIAGSSLVAARAGYELFGFGMPILALTVAHFHFAGFAAALVAGLVASTVRSLMSEIVALTVPAGTAIVFIGYFTSDEVEMLGAAVLTAGMWMLGWIVWRRVRPSSSNRLTRFLFATSAIVLAGTMVLALSWAAGHVWEDIPYLSLTWMAATHGVVNAVGFAGCGLLAWHRLRRELSAAARPAPAPN from the coding sequence GTGACGGTGTTGGTGGGCTTGGTTGTGACGTTCGGGATGGTGTTTGTTGTCCCGCTGGGCCTGCGCCTATTGGATGACGACCAACGCCGCCTGTCCCACATCACCCAGGCGTGGCCGCTCGCCGGCGTGGTGGGTGCGTCGTCGTTGATCATGGACCGTGGTGGCGCCGCGGCTGTGGCCGCGGGCGTGTATGGCCTGGTGACGCTGTGGCTGGCAATCCTTGCGCTGATGCGGCTGATCCGCCGGCGCTCCCTGCAACCCGTGGAGATCGCGGTGCTGACGGCGATGGTCACGCCGTTGATCGCGGGCAGCAGCTTGGTGGCCGCGCGCGCCGGGTACGAGCTGTTCGGATTCGGCATGCCGATCCTGGCGCTCACAGTGGCGCACTTCCATTTCGCGGGCTTCGCCGCGGCGTTGGTTGCGGGATTGGTCGCCAGCACCGTGCGGTCGCTGATGTCGGAGATCGTGGCGCTGACCGTCCCGGCCGGCACGGCGATCGTGTTCATCGGGTATTTCACGTCCGACGAGGTCGAGATGCTGGGCGCGGCGGTCCTCACAGCGGGCATGTGGATGTTGGGGTGGATCGTGTGGCGCCGGGTACGGCCGTCGTCGTCGAACCGTCTCACCAGGTTCCTGTTCGCCACGAGCGCGATCGTGCTCGCCGGCACGATGGTGCTGGCGCTGAGCTGGGCGGCTGGGCACGTGTGGGAAGACATTCCCTATCTGTCTCTGACGTGGATGGCCGCCACACATGGTGTGGTCAACGCGGTGGGATTCGCGGGCTGCGGGCTGCTGGCGTGGCACCGACTGCGCCGCGAGCTCAGCGCCGCCGCCCGTCCCGCCCCGGCGCCAAACTAG
- a CDS encoding YggS family pyridoxal phosphate-dependent enzyme — protein sequence MLTDAQIHANVSALRERIDAACREAGRDAADVDLLLATKQVPADRIRVAIDAGARLIGENKVQELADKDAQLAGTECERHFIGHLQSNKVNHVLRYVTCIQSVDSIGLADRLQRRLDALDQNVDVLVQVNTSGEASKYGVPPEEASALVKEIAKRDRLRVRGLMTIGLPAATPDLIRPSYQSLRVVRDRIRDETGGSVSAGVLSMGMSRDLDIAIAEGSTMVRVGTAVFGARSY from the coding sequence ATGCTGACCGACGCCCAGATACATGCCAACGTCTCAGCTCTGCGAGAACGCATCGACGCGGCCTGCCGGGAGGCTGGCCGTGATGCCGCTGACGTCGATCTGTTGCTGGCGACCAAGCAGGTTCCCGCCGACCGGATCAGGGTGGCGATCGACGCGGGTGCGCGGCTGATCGGCGAGAACAAGGTGCAGGAGCTCGCCGACAAAGACGCGCAACTGGCCGGCACGGAGTGTGAACGGCATTTCATCGGCCATCTGCAGAGCAACAAGGTCAACCATGTTCTCCGATACGTCACCTGCATCCAGTCGGTCGACTCGATCGGCCTTGCTGATCGCCTGCAACGGCGTCTGGACGCTCTCGATCAGAATGTCGACGTGCTGGTCCAGGTCAACACATCCGGTGAGGCAAGCAAGTACGGCGTCCCTCCGGAAGAAGCGTCGGCACTGGTCAAGGAGATAGCCAAACGTGACCGGCTCCGCGTGCGCGGACTGATGACCATCGGGCTCCCGGCCGCCACGCCCGATCTCATCCGCCCGAGTTATCAGTCGCTTCGCGTGGTTCGTGACCGGATCCGAGACGAGACCGGAGGCAGTGTCAGCGCCGGCGTGCTGTCGATGGGTATGAGCCGCGATCTGGACATCGCGATCGCGGAGGGATCCACCATGGTCCGGGTCGGCACAGCGGTGTTCGGAGCCCGGTCCTACTGA
- the topA gene encoding type I DNA topoisomerase, with amino-acid sequence MAQSTNGAGRRLVVVESPAKAKTIAGYLGDGYIVESSLGHIRDLPSKKTDVPETKRDRYGDPVGVDVQGDFEPLYIVPAGRAREQVKKLKSLLKGADELLLATDEDREGEAIAWHLREELKPKVPVRRMVFHEITRDAIRNAVDSPREIDEDLVDAQETRRIVDRLYGYQISPVLWRKVTQGLSAGRVQSVATRLVVDRERERMAFTSASYWDLTATLDTGTSDDPSAFEAKLLTVDGARVASGRDFDAHGQVKGRGKVVVLDEARARALAGALGEVGYQVKSVEAKPYTRRPYAPFRTTTLQQEASRKLGYGAARTMQIAQRLYENGFITYMRTDSTTLSDSAVSAARSQVRELYGPAYVPDAPRVYASKVKNAQEAHEAIRPAGDSFRTPAETGLRDEEYRLYELIWMRTVASQMKDAKGETLTVRVGATASSGEDVEFGASGRTITFHGFLKAYVEGSDDPEAELDDREKRLPHLTEGQGLTAAGIEPAGHTTKPPARYTEATLVKELEDREIGRPSTYASIIRTVLDRGYVFKRGNALVPAWLAFAVVRLLEEHFTRLIDYTFTAKMEDVLDEIAAGRADRAAELAQFWHGDENIAGLKNLADNLGEIDARGISSFPVGDGITVRVGRYGPYIEDEEGNRGSVPEDLPPDELTVTKAQELLKAGNGDRELGVNPDTGRTVVAKSGRYGPYVTEILPDDAPKGAKPPTASLFKTMDIESITLDEALRLLTLPRTVGKDPEGKEIIAANGRYGPYVKKGTDSRSLPDEESLFTVTVEEAEKLFAQPKGRRGARAATPPLKELGNEPATGKPLVVKDGRFGPYITDGEVNVTVPRGTSVEQLSIERAAELIAEKRAKGPAPKKRTRKSSA; translated from the coding sequence ATGGCACAGAGCACCAACGGGGCGGGACGCCGCCTCGTGGTCGTGGAGTCGCCGGCGAAGGCCAAGACCATCGCCGGCTACCTTGGTGACGGCTACATCGTGGAATCCTCACTCGGACACATCCGCGATCTGCCGTCGAAGAAGACCGATGTTCCAGAGACCAAACGCGATCGCTACGGCGACCCCGTGGGCGTCGACGTTCAGGGCGACTTCGAGCCGCTCTACATCGTCCCCGCCGGGCGCGCCAGGGAACAGGTCAAGAAACTCAAGTCGCTGTTGAAGGGCGCCGACGAACTCCTCCTCGCCACGGATGAGGACCGCGAGGGTGAGGCCATCGCCTGGCACCTTCGCGAGGAGCTCAAGCCCAAGGTGCCGGTGCGCCGCATGGTCTTCCACGAGATCACCCGCGATGCCATCCGCAACGCGGTCGACAGCCCCCGCGAGATCGACGAGGACCTGGTGGATGCCCAGGAGACCCGCCGGATCGTGGACCGGCTCTACGGCTACCAGATCTCGCCGGTGCTGTGGCGCAAGGTTACCCAGGGCCTGTCCGCGGGCCGTGTCCAAAGCGTGGCGACGAGGCTCGTCGTGGACCGCGAACGAGAGCGGATGGCGTTCACCTCGGCGTCGTACTGGGACCTCACCGCCACTCTCGACACCGGCACGTCGGACGACCCCAGCGCGTTCGAGGCCAAACTCCTGACCGTCGACGGCGCGCGTGTCGCCTCCGGCCGGGATTTCGATGCACACGGCCAGGTCAAAGGGCGCGGTAAGGTCGTCGTTCTCGACGAAGCCCGCGCCAGGGCGCTGGCCGGCGCCCTGGGCGAGGTCGGCTATCAGGTCAAGTCGGTCGAGGCCAAGCCGTACACCCGGCGCCCATACGCCCCGTTCCGTACCACGACGCTGCAGCAAGAGGCCTCCCGCAAGCTCGGATACGGCGCGGCGCGAACCATGCAGATCGCTCAGCGGCTGTACGAGAACGGCTTCATCACCTATATGCGGACCGACTCCACAACTCTGTCGGACTCCGCCGTTTCCGCGGCCCGGTCCCAAGTTCGCGAGCTCTACGGCCCCGCTTACGTGCCGGACGCGCCCCGGGTCTACGCCAGCAAGGTGAAGAACGCCCAGGAAGCACACGAGGCCATCCGGCCCGCCGGAGACTCCTTCCGTACCCCTGCCGAGACCGGGCTACGCGACGAGGAGTACCGACTCTACGAGCTCATCTGGATGCGCACGGTCGCCTCGCAGATGAAAGACGCCAAGGGTGAGACCCTGACCGTCCGGGTCGGCGCCACGGCCAGCAGCGGGGAGGACGTCGAGTTCGGCGCATCCGGTCGGACCATCACCTTCCACGGATTCCTCAAGGCGTATGTCGAGGGCTCCGACGATCCAGAGGCAGAGCTGGACGACCGCGAAAAGCGGCTGCCGCACCTCACGGAGGGCCAGGGGCTGACCGCAGCCGGCATCGAGCCGGCCGGGCACACCACCAAGCCACCCGCCCGGTACACCGAAGCCACGCTGGTCAAGGAGCTCGAAGACCGCGAGATCGGCCGCCCGTCCACTTATGCTTCGATCATCCGCACGGTCCTCGACCGGGGCTACGTCTTCAAGCGCGGCAATGCGTTGGTGCCGGCCTGGCTGGCGTTCGCGGTCGTACGCCTGCTGGAAGAACACTTCACCCGGCTGATCGACTACACGTTCACGGCGAAGATGGAAGATGTCCTGGACGAGATCGCTGCCGGCCGGGCGGATCGGGCGGCGGAGCTGGCGCAGTTCTGGCACGGCGACGAGAACATCGCCGGGCTGAAGAATCTCGCGGACAACCTGGGCGAAATCGACGCACGTGGCATCTCCTCGTTCCCGGTGGGCGACGGCATCACCGTCCGGGTCGGCCGGTACGGGCCATACATCGAGGACGAAGAAGGCAATCGCGGCAGCGTCCCCGAAGACCTGCCGCCAGACGAGCTCACCGTCACCAAAGCCCAGGAGCTGCTCAAAGCCGGCAACGGTGATCGCGAGCTGGGCGTCAACCCGGACACCGGCCGAACCGTCGTCGCCAAGTCCGGCCGGTACGGGCCGTACGTCACCGAGATCTTGCCCGACGACGCACCCAAGGGCGCCAAACCGCCCACCGCTTCGCTGTTCAAGACGATGGACATCGAGTCGATAACGCTCGATGAAGCGCTCAGGCTGTTGACTCTGCCACGGACCGTTGGCAAGGATCCGGAAGGCAAAGAGATCATCGCCGCGAACGGCCGGTACGGACCCTACGTGAAGAAGGGCACTGACTCGCGCTCGCTTCCCGACGAGGAGTCCCTGTTCACTGTCACGGTCGAGGAAGCCGAGAAACTCTTCGCCCAGCCGAAGGGGCGCCGCGGCGCCAGAGCCGCCACGCCGCCACTGAAGGAACTCGGCAACGAGCCGGCCACCGGCAAGCCGTTGGTGGTCAAGGACGGACGGTTCGGTCCGTACATCACCGACGGCGAGGTCAACGTCACCGTGCCACGGGGAACGTCGGTGGAGCAGCTGAGCATCGAGCGGGCCGCTGAACTCATCGCCGAGAAACGTGCCAAGGGTCCGGCTCCGAAGAAGCGCACCCGTAAGTCGAGCGCCTGA
- a CDS encoding VTT domain-containing protein, with product MDPASLVAIPLAAYLAMTVLVAFDSIMPAVPSEVFVVSSGAFAAAGELHLAWAVAAAAVGAVAGDHVVFGLGRHKLPGALDRFRLGRRARMSVERVYDRFGSASAATIVAGRFLPLGRTASAASAGLAGLAPRRFLIWSVVGSLAWASWLVGLGYLTGSVTEAPLWMQSLIGIGVALVVGVWAGAIRAIIRTRRRLIDFADRNRPAAAPAAARAPQSVVTLR from the coding sequence GTGGATCCCGCTTCCCTGGTCGCCATCCCGCTGGCGGCATACCTGGCCATGACCGTTCTCGTCGCGTTCGACTCCATCATGCCCGCCGTCCCGTCCGAGGTGTTCGTGGTGTCGTCGGGCGCGTTCGCCGCAGCCGGTGAACTCCACCTCGCTTGGGCCGTGGCGGCCGCGGCAGTGGGCGCCGTGGCCGGAGACCACGTGGTGTTCGGGCTCGGCCGGCACAAACTTCCGGGCGCACTGGACCGGTTCCGGCTCGGCCGACGCGCCCGGATGAGCGTCGAGCGTGTCTACGACCGGTTCGGGTCCGCCAGCGCGGCAACGATTGTCGCGGGGCGTTTTCTGCCTCTAGGACGCACCGCCAGCGCCGCCAGCGCTGGGCTGGCTGGACTCGCTCCACGGCGCTTCCTCATCTGGAGTGTGGTGGGAAGCCTCGCGTGGGCGAGCTGGCTCGTCGGCCTCGGCTATCTGACCGGATCGGTCACCGAGGCGCCGCTGTGGATGCAATCGCTGATCGGTATCGGGGTGGCGCTTGTCGTCGGCGTGTGGGCCGGCGCGATCAGGGCGATCATCCGCACCCGCCGGCGGCTGATCGATTTCGCGGATCGCAACCGGCCCGCCGCGGCGCCGGCAGCAGCGCGAGCACCTCAGTCGGTGGTGACGTTGCGCTGA
- a CDS encoding BON domain-containing protein gives MMIPIIPPWTYPDARYYYEWLDEPQSEGEAGLSDGDIKSAVVDRLKTNTYTKHDDIKVDVKQGVVVLGGQVSSWLVKRAAGDDAWDTPGVVDVSNQLRPLQRNVTTD, from the coding sequence ATGATGATTCCGATCATTCCTCCGTGGACCTACCCCGACGCGCGGTATTACTACGAGTGGCTGGATGAGCCGCAGTCTGAGGGCGAGGCTGGTCTGAGCGACGGCGACATCAAGTCGGCCGTTGTCGATCGGCTGAAGACGAACACCTACACCAAACACGACGACATCAAGGTGGACGTGAAACAAGGTGTGGTGGTTCTCGGTGGCCAGGTCTCGTCGTGGCTGGTCAAACGGGCCGCGGGTGACGACGCCTGGGACACGCCTGGTGTGGTGGATGTCAGCAATCAGCTCCGTCCGCTTCAGCGCAACGTCACCACCGACTGA